Proteins from one Mixophyes fleayi isolate aMixFle1 chromosome 9, aMixFle1.hap1, whole genome shotgun sequence genomic window:
- the NFKBIL1 gene encoding NF-kappa-B inhibitor-like protein 1 isoform X2, whose product MCFRRELRALLYVQRGDVLRLKSYIRRHRHLQLDQPLPGGESLLHAACSLCDDACVLLLLRKGADPMRTDAAGNNALHIVARKVEKGEWRVYTDLVVPILKRCPQTMDAPNHQGTTPRNILKLAEDLMESSQHNLYTSKAHTGPPATEWRDKLLAESMDEYQEMFGQYEDDYSNPVIETETFEAWADRIYKEHQARKRQSERPRSKTKRVFTEEPSTHVEEQKHLERQQRMEKELRRAQSERYQRKCQEFFKGAGAAVEPGMIPENDAESTSDAGNASVDNADVRTGMNLLGYRDIPWPVPNGTAKQMAQAIAAGAGSSDVTSYKRYLRAQRVTWHPDRFMQRCGTRLRAKDRERVLGTVTALSQELNRLAEEAK is encoded by the exons ATGTGTTTCCGCCGGGAGCTGCGCGCTCTGCTCTATGTTCAGCGAGGGGACGTTCTCCGCCTGAAGTCTTACATTCGCCGACACCGGCACCTACAGCTGGACCAGCCGCTACCAGGAGGAGAGAGCCTCCTGCATGCTGCCTGCTCGCTCTGCGATGATGCCTGTGTCCTTCTCCTGCTCCGCAAAGGAGCCGACCCCATGCGGACTGATGCTGCCGGGAATAATGCTCTGCATATAGTGGCCAGGAAGGTGGAGAAAGGGGAATGGAGAG TGTACACAGACTTGGTTGTGCCAATACTGAAACGCTGCCCGCAGACTATGGATGCTCCAAATCATCAGGGAACAACACCCCGCAACATCCTGAAACTGGCGGAAGACCTCATG GAGAGTTCCCAGCATAACCTATATACTTCTAAGGCGCACACAGGTCCCCCTGCTACAGAGTGGAGAGATAAACTTCTGGCAGAGAGCATGGATGAATACCAAGAGATGTTTGGACAGTATGAGG ATGACTATTCTAACCCAGTTATTGAGACAGAGACCTTTGAAGCCTGGGCCGATCGGATCTACAAGGAGCACCAGGCTAGAAAGCGCCAGTCTGAGCGTCCTCGGTCGAAGACAAAGAGAGTCTTTACGGAGGAACCGTCCACCCACGTGGAAGAACAGAAGCATCTAGAGAGGCAACAGCGAATGGAGAAAGAACTGCGCCGGGCTCAAAGTGAGCGGTATCAGAGGAAATGCCAGGAGTTTTTTAAAGGAGCAGGTGCAGCAGTGGAGCCTGGCATGATCCCAGAAAATGATGCTGAGTCAACGAGTGATGCTGGTAATGCCAGCGTAGACAACGCAGATGTAAGGACGGGAATGAATCTGTTGGGTTATAGGGACATCCCTTGGCCTGTGCCGAACGGCACTGCTAAACAGATGGCGCAGGCCATAGCAGCGGGTGCAGGCTCCTCAGATGTAACCTCTTATAAACGCTACCTACGGGCACAAAGGGTGACGTGGCATCCTGACCGCTTCATGCAGAGATGTGGGACTCGATTGCGTGCCAAGGACCGGGAACGCGTGCTGGGAACCGTTACGGCCCTGTCGCAGGAGCTAAACAGACTGGCCGAGGAAGCAAAGTAA
- the NFKBIL1 gene encoding NF-kappa-B inhibitor-like protein 1 isoform X1, whose protein sequence is MCFRRELRALLYVQRGDVLRLKSYIRRHRHLQLDQPLPGGESLLHAACSLCDDACVLLLLRKGADPMRTDAAGNNALHIVARKVEKGEWRVYTDLVVPILKRCPQTMDAPNHQGTTPRNILKLAEDLMQESSQHNLYTSKAHTGPPATEWRDKLLAESMDEYQEMFGQYEDDYSNPVIETETFEAWADRIYKEHQARKRQSERPRSKTKRVFTEEPSTHVEEQKHLERQQRMEKELRRAQSERYQRKCQEFFKGAGAAVEPGMIPENDAESTSDAGNASVDNADVRTGMNLLGYRDIPWPVPNGTAKQMAQAIAAGAGSSDVTSYKRYLRAQRVTWHPDRFMQRCGTRLRAKDRERVLGTVTALSQELNRLAEEAK, encoded by the exons ATGTGTTTCCGCCGGGAGCTGCGCGCTCTGCTCTATGTTCAGCGAGGGGACGTTCTCCGCCTGAAGTCTTACATTCGCCGACACCGGCACCTACAGCTGGACCAGCCGCTACCAGGAGGAGAGAGCCTCCTGCATGCTGCCTGCTCGCTCTGCGATGATGCCTGTGTCCTTCTCCTGCTCCGCAAAGGAGCCGACCCCATGCGGACTGATGCTGCCGGGAATAATGCTCTGCATATAGTGGCCAGGAAGGTGGAGAAAGGGGAATGGAGAG TGTACACAGACTTGGTTGTGCCAATACTGAAACGCTGCCCGCAGACTATGGATGCTCCAAATCATCAGGGAACAACACCCCGCAACATCCTGAAACTGGCGGAAGACCTCATG CAGGAGAGTTCCCAGCATAACCTATATACTTCTAAGGCGCACACAGGTCCCCCTGCTACAGAGTGGAGAGATAAACTTCTGGCAGAGAGCATGGATGAATACCAAGAGATGTTTGGACAGTATGAGG ATGACTATTCTAACCCAGTTATTGAGACAGAGACCTTTGAAGCCTGGGCCGATCGGATCTACAAGGAGCACCAGGCTAGAAAGCGCCAGTCTGAGCGTCCTCGGTCGAAGACAAAGAGAGTCTTTACGGAGGAACCGTCCACCCACGTGGAAGAACAGAAGCATCTAGAGAGGCAACAGCGAATGGAGAAAGAACTGCGCCGGGCTCAAAGTGAGCGGTATCAGAGGAAATGCCAGGAGTTTTTTAAAGGAGCAGGTGCAGCAGTGGAGCCTGGCATGATCCCAGAAAATGATGCTGAGTCAACGAGTGATGCTGGTAATGCCAGCGTAGACAACGCAGATGTAAGGACGGGAATGAATCTGTTGGGTTATAGGGACATCCCTTGGCCTGTGCCGAACGGCACTGCTAAACAGATGGCGCAGGCCATAGCAGCGGGTGCAGGCTCCTCAGATGTAACCTCTTATAAACGCTACCTACGGGCACAAAGGGTGACGTGGCATCCTGACCGCTTCATGCAGAGATGTGGGACTCGATTGCGTGCCAAGGACCGGGAACGCGTGCTGGGAACCGTTACGGCCCTGTCGCAGGAGCTAAACAGACTGGCCGAGGAAGCAAAGTAA
- the LOC142101484 gene encoding uncharacterized protein LOC142101484, which yields MISDFSLYSFKIDGNKNLVVTQTKVHKAAAGESVTTTCSFVTSYPSYTVRWTLGCDNRVYLSDQPYYKHRIRVSSLESNQTKHGLGMSEVQTSITIANLTENDSGTFCCHVELARGEKGTGDGTRLEVTPRSYTEDPNRRLEMEKEIFILYIIAGIEAFLIVILFAAVIKYRLQGSPGSEDKDNEEELEPELRLHYAEICKTRQARRPRDRQTENKVTYAPVRTRQ from the exons ATGATTTCTGATTTCTCACTTTACTCTTTTAAAATAGATGGAAACAAAAACCTGGTGGTGACACAAACCAAGGTCCACAAAGCTGCAGCTGGAGAGTCAGTGACCACCACCTGCTCCTTTGTGACTAGTTATCCCTCTTACACTGTGAGATGGACTTTAGGCTGTGATAATAGAGTGTATCTCAGCGATCAACCATATTACAAGCACAGAATACGTGTATCCTCTCTGGAATCTAACCAGACAAAGCATGGCTTGGGAATGTCAGAGGTGCAGACTAGTATCACCATCGCCAACCTGACAGAGAACGACTCAGGAACGTTCTGTTGTCATGTGGAGCTTGCTCGAGGGGAGAAGGGAACTGGAGATGGAACCCGACTGGAGGTGACCCCGAGATCATATACTGAAG ACCCAAATCGACGTCTGGAAATGGAAAAGGAAATATTTATACTGTACATCATTGCAGGGATTGAAGCTTTTCTTATAGTGATCCTGTTTGCAGCGGTTATTAAGTATCGTCTCCAAG GTTCACCTGGATCTGAGGATAAG gataatgaggaggagctGGAACCTGAACTGCGGCTTCACTACGCTGAGATCTGTAAAACGAGGCAGGCTCGACGACCAAGGGATAGGCAAACTGAGAACAAGGTCACCTACGCACCTGTCAGGACTCGCCAATAA